The Platichthys flesus chromosome 8, fPlaFle2.1, whole genome shotgun sequence genome has a window encoding:
- the LOC133959133 gene encoding uncharacterized protein LOC133959133, whose translation MAEDVVEKTVKQLKKERTAAKSTFTRQANFLSKGADSMVEAELREEFAELSYCRKIVLEANDVYKTGLLAESQEPEEEDVVLEEREELDVERAANEAEARFGEVRRIVQTNLWSRYGQYAITTAITEGEKACSRAEKLPVEGTHLDAYEMHLTLLEKRINEAARVMSNWERWIPKAERKELDGRVKDLKALNGNLELRKAEFVTARRMSKDALAAGASGLEAVRAHPPPAKPIVRIKPTTLPIFSGCKREYHRWKKDWESLQRQGEPSGSAEVKKIQLLGSVDDKIGKDIRLSTYNTAEDMFRVMDNRYGNKSTIAIEILEELEQIPPARGSQPRRVIDLIQAVEKSLADLTELGISGAIKNPLVIKSIESKLPDFVKRDWLAFMVNSSNNVTTDNHFDMLLKFLKNQEEILERLDQLRFVEKMEKPEPGKKYERKYASTRTTKKGGLEDVCVVCGDGRHSDKIFFCRKFKGLKLQEKNAIVKKLGACRKCLGCHEDDGYCRDTFLCRNKDCKQGDSSDHHYFICPNGENKSGNEKRSGKDGRRKSKLTAEQEGFLAELSSVQAERCRMAFTNKATEGGMKNHQSQLLKKSGLCELPVIMMLMEVTANAGQKIGALVDLASDTNYITHKAAHRLRLRSEEITLVVHGVGGMTIKVNTERYLLRVRVKTPKGAEKAHELICYGLDEIAKVHKVVKPEKLQKFFPEVKLEELRRPEKIDLLISHREGRLAPQRVKVVGDLVLWESPLGMTVGGAHPDLFEEIEVAAHESRTHFARSMRTAAVKYEEIVESPSTEAARMQRKDSAKETVTAAANREFLEWWRWDSIGAACEPKCGGCRCGNCQPGGKEMTLAEERELEIIKEGLTYVQGDSHTTSPHWDAKYPWTEDPASLPNNKGAVEATFLRTERQLRREPEWKSAYRAQVYEMVERGAAVKLTNEVISKWTGPVWYVSHLVAPNPHSVTTPVRLVWNSSQKCRGVSMNDILLKGPDVLNPIRAVLLRFRRGVYAALGDIRKMYNSVWLEEREMHLHRFLWRDNPDEEMGQYAITRVNIGDRPAGCIAQVAMRETARLAIFAHMEEERRVLEKDSYVDDILTSHNSLEELDKMTEGVEEILRAGGFFLKPWVRSGQSGRPEAAAKVLTSRVEGMEKKTFILPNQMRDEDNKALGIGYKVEEDKLYMMTSINFSKRKKKMRVGKDLLRMEVKPGTPNPLTRRDLLSQVAGLYDPIGLVSPLKQKGAILVRRAFQEAGGGKLTRETWDKPLSESLREEAIQLFEEYAQLGQVQFQRSLTPAHWKGKPWGITFSDGSDKSYGAVMYLRWNTSKGVDIRFVESKAKLTPLDQKGEAVKAEICGAVFAARLRKYVEKHGGLEIERWLHLVDSQTVLGAIQRESYGYQTFFANRVGEIQKAGSVEDWWWIPGEHNIADIITRGGTHEDLKEDSTWQDGPEFLKWPVEEWPKKSAGEVAVHARESVNRLQRKAFSAGMTRAQAKISQASAPQKDLKDESGEKSMAADPALLAGRAPRRWEIKNLLEVRNYSSLSKLVRIIAWIWRAAKKWIEMKSQSRTQEAKHKVSSLKEKAKQTVLTVREREDGLRDLFSEAQEGVAFPDTTLSRLAVYRDADSELLVCGGRIQMFDEDKTAVPVLPYEAWVSTLLAQEAHKANHEGIAGTLLRMRKKAWVIKGRRIAKQVVDSCVVCRKNRAKQCQQIMSDLPPERTGPALPFEFTTMDLFGPYEVKDEVRKRVKLKVWGVVFCCMASRAIHTDGVSDQSSEGFLLAYQRFSALRGHPRKLWTDPGTNFVGARPALEELHRFLSRLNRSQIEEEAVNHGTEWSWRIHPADSPHRNGAAEAAVKIVKRALNNLGGDGVLTWGEFQTFLFMAANLANERPIDARIQSREDCVEYISPNSLILGRASPRGDPGDFKFEGYPYKRLQTIQAEVSKFWKKWCQLAGPNLFIRSKWHTRERNVAVGDVVWLADQNALRSQYKLARVVSVNADRRGIVRDVNVRTFPSYPVPVMKPSTGDTSRQGARKLLKRIPVSILCRDVRRLVILLPVEEQR comes from the coding sequence ATGGCGGAAGACGTCGTGGAGAAGACTGTGAAGCAGCTCAAGAAGGAGAGAACCGCTGCGAAAAGCACCTTCACCAGACAGGCCAACTTCCTCAGCAAAGGGGCAGACAGCATGGTGGAAgcagagctgagggaggagtTCGCCGAGCTCTCATACTGCCGGAAAATCGTTCTTGAAGCGAATGATGTTTATAAGACAGGGCTTTTGGCTGAGTCTCAAGAGCCAGAAGAGGAAGACGTGGTTcttgaagagagggaggagctaGACGTTGAGAGAGCCGCTAACGAAGCAGAAGCAAGGTTTGGAGAGGTGAGAAGAATTGTCCAAACAAACCTGTGGTCCAGATATGGCCAATACGCTATCACAACTGCAATCACTGAAGGAGAGAAGGCCTGCAGTCGGGCGGAGAAGTTACCTGTGGAGGGTACTCACCTGGATGCATATGAGATGCACCTGACTCTACTGGAGAAAAGGATCAATGAGGCTGCCAGAGTTATGTCAAACTGGGAGCGGTGGATCCCCAAGGCTGAAAGAAAGGAGCTAGATGGCAGGGTCAAGGACCTGAAAGCTTTGAACGGCAACCTTGAACTAAGGAAGGCTGAGTTTGTCACTGCACGGAGGATGTCGAAGGATGCGCTGGCTGCAGGAGCCTCAGGACTTGAAGCAGTGAGAGCACATCCCCCGCCAGCAAAACCAATTGTCAGGATAAAACCAACCACACTGCCCATCTTTTCAGGCTGCAAAAGAGAATACCACAGATGGAAGAAAGACTGGGAGAGCCTTCAAAGACAGGGAGAGCCGTCTGGCTCAGCCGAGGTCAAGAAAATTCAACTCCTGGGCAGCGTGGATGACAAGATTGGGAAGGATATCCGGCTGTCAACCTACAACACTGCAGAGGATATGTTCAGAGTCATGGACAACCGGTATGGAAATAAATCGACCATTGCCATAGAAatcctggaggagttggagcAAATACCCCCTGCAAGGGGAAGCCAGCCAAGGAGAGTCATCGACCTGATCCAAGCAGTGGAAAAATCCCTAGCAGACCTCACAGAGCTGGGAATCTCTGGCGCAATCAAGAACCCTCTCGTCATTAAATCCATTGAGAGCAAGTTACCCGACTTTGTAAAGAGAGACTGGCTAGCCTTTATGGTAAATTCTAGCAATAATGTCACCACAGACAACCACTTTGACATGCTCCTGAAGTTCCTAAAGAATCAAGAAGAGATCCTAGAGAGACTTGACCAGCTAAGGTttgtggagaagatggagaaaccAGAACCTGGGAAGAAATATGAAAGAAAGTATGCTTCTACAAGAACCACAAAGAAAGGAGGGctggaagatgtgtgtgttgtctgcggTGATGGAAGGCACAGTGACAAGATTTTCTTCTGTAGAAAGTTCAAAGGGCTGAAGCTACAAGAGAAGAATGCTATTGTAAAGAAGCTGGGAGCATGCAGAAAATGTCTTGGATGTCATGAAGATGATGGATACTGCAGAGACACTTTCCTATGCAGGAACAAAGACTGTAAGCAGGGAGACTCCTCAGATCACCATTACTTTATTTGCCCCAATGGAGAAAACAAGAGTGGAAACGAGAAGAGAAGTGGGAAAGATGGCAGAAGAAAGAGCAAACTAACAGCCGAACAGGAAGGATTCTTGGCTGAGCTGTCCTCAGTGCAAGCAGAAAGGTGCAGAATGGCATTCACGAACAAAGCTACAGAGGGTGGCATGAAGAACCACCAGTCCCAGCTATTGAAAAAAAGTGGCCTGTGCGAGCTTCCTGTCATTATGATGCTGATGGAGGTAACTGCTAATGCTGGGCAGAAGATTGGAGCTCTTGTTGATCTTGCCTCAGACACAAACTATATCACCCATAAGGCTGCACACAGGCTGAGGCTGCGGAGTGAAGAAATAACCCTGGTTGTGCATGGTGTAGGCGGAATGACCATCAAGGTGAACACGGAAAGATATCTTCTTCGAGTCAGAGTGAAAACCCCCAAAGGAGCGGAGAAGGCTCATGAACTGATCTGTTACGGCCTGGATGAGATTGCCAAGGTGCACAAAGTTGTCAAGCCGGAAAAGTTGCAGAAGTTCTTCCCAGAAGTGAAGCTTGAGGAATTAAGGAGGCCGGAAAAGATTGATCTGCTCATCAGCCATCGCGAGGGAAGACTTGCTCCACAAAGGGTTAAAGTTGTTGGGGACCTCGTCTTGTGGGAGAGTCCATTGGGAATGACAGTGGGCGGAGCACACCCCGACCTGTTCGAGGAGATAGAGGTGGCAGCACATGAGTCCAGAACACACTTTGCTCGCTCCATGAGAACTGCTGCAGTCAAGTATGAGGAGATAGTTGAGAGCCCAAGTACTGAAGCAGCCCGTATGCAGCGAAAGGACAGTGCAAAGGAAACGGTTACAGCTGCTGCAAACCGTGAGTTCCTGGAGTGGTGGAGATGGGACAGCATCGGAGCAGCCTGTGAGCCAAAGTGTGGAGGATGTCGCTGTGGAAACTGCCAAccaggaggaaaggaaatgacACTGGCTGAAGAAAGGGAgcttgaaataataaaagaaggaCTCACCTATGTCCAAGGAGACTCTCACACAACATCGCCGCATTGGGATGCAAAGTATCCATGGACAGAAGATCCTGCCTCGCTCCCCAACAACAAAGGTGCAGTTGAAGCTACATTCTTGAGAACAGAAAGACAACTAAGGAGGGAGCCAGAGTGGAAATCAGCATACAGAGCCCAGGTCTACGAGATGGTTGAGAGGGGCGCAGCCGTAAAACTCACTAATGAGGTCATCAGCAAGTGGACAGGACCAGTGTGGTATGTAAGCCATTTGGTGGCGCCAAACCCTCACTCAGTGACGACTCCAGTCCGGCTTGTGTGGAACAGCAGCCAGAAGTGCAGGGGAGTGAGCATGAATGATATTCTGCTAAAGGGGCCAGATGTTTTAAACCCGATCAGAGCTGTGCTGCTGAGATTCAGAAGAGGTGTGTATGCTGCACTTGGAGACATCAGGAAGATGTATAATTCAGTGTGGCTAGAAGAGCGAGAGATGCATCTCCACCGATTCCTTTGGAGGGACAATCCAGATGAGGAGATGGGTCAATATGCCATCACAAGGGTGAACATTGGAGACAGACCAGCCGGTTGCATTGCACAGGTAGCTATGCGGGAGACAGCAAGATTGGCCATCTTTGCTCACATGGAAGAGGAGCGCAGAGTCCTGGAAAAGGACAGTTATGTGGATGACATTCTAACTTCCCATAACAGCCTGGAGGAACTAGACAAGATGACTGAAGGCGTTGAAGAAATTCTGAGAGCCGGAGGCTTCTTTCTGAAACCGTGGGTCCGGTCAGGCCAAAGTGGGAGGCCGGAGGCTGCAGCAAAGGTCCTGACATCAAGAGTGgaagggatggagaagaaaaccTTCATCCTCCCAAACCAAATGAGGGATGAAGATAACAAAGCCCTGGGCATTGGAtacaaggtggaggaggacaagcTCTACATGATGACCTCGATCAACTTttccaaaaggaaaaagaagatgagagtAGGCAAGGATCTTCTCAGAATGGAGGTGAAACCTGGAACGCCTAACCCGCTGACAAGAAGGGACCTGTTAAGCCAAGTAGCTGGACTCTACGACCCCATCGGTTTGGTATCACCTCTGAAACAGAAGGGCGCTATCCTTGTTAGGAGAGCAttccaggaggcaggaggagggaagTTGACCCGTGAGACCTGGGATAAACCACTGTCAGAGAGCCTCAGAGAAGAAGCCATTCAGCTGTTTGAGGAGTATGCGCAGCTTGGACAAGTTCAGTTTCAAAGAAGCCTGACACCAGCTCACTGGAAAGGGAAACCATGGGGAATCACATTCTCAGACGGGAGTGACAAATCATATGGAGCTGTGATGTACCTGAGGTGGAACACTAGTAAAGGAGTCGATATCCGGTTTGTAGAGTCGAAAGCCAAGCTGACTCCACTGGATCAGAAAGGGGAGGCCGTCAAGGCTGAGATCTGCGGCGCTGTCTTTGCAGCCAGGCTCAGGAAGTACGTTGAGAAGCATGGAGGCCTGGAGATAGAGCGATGGCTCCACCTGGTGGACAGTCAAACAGTCCTAGGAGCCATTCAAAGAGAGAGTTATGGGTACCAAACTTTCTTTGCGAACAGAGTGGGTGAAATCCAGAAGGCTGGCTCAGTTGAAGACTGGTGGTGGATCCCTGGAGAGCATAACATTGCTGACATCATTACAAGAGGAGGCACTCATGAAGATCTAAAGGAGGATTCCACATGGCAGGATGGGCCAGAGTTCCTAAAGTGGCCAGTGGAGGAGTGGCCTAAAAAGTCAGCAGGAGAGGTTGCAGTGCACGCTAGAGAGAGTGTCAACAGACTCCAGAGAAAGGCATTCTCAGCAGGAATGACAAGGGCTCAAGCTAAGATAAGCCAAGCAAGTGCCCCACAAAAAGACCTGAAGGATGAAAGTGGAGAGAAAAGTATGGCCGCTGATCCAGCTCTTCTGGCAGGAAGGGCACCCAGGAGATGGGAAATAAAGAACCTACTGGAAGTGAGGAATTACAGCTCCTTGTCCAAGCTGGTCAGGATCATCGCCTGGATATGGCGAGCTGCCAAGAAGTGGATAGAGATGAAAAGCCAGTCAAGAACTCAAGAAGCTAAGCATAAAGTGTCATCACTAAAGGAAAAGGCCAAGCAAACTGTGCTTACAGTGAGAGAGCGTGAAGATGGCCTCAGGGATCTCTTTAGTGAAGCTCAGGAAGGTGTAGCTTTTCCTGACACTACCCTAAGCAGACTGGCAGTATACAGAGATGCGGACTCTGAGCTCTTGGTTTGTGGAGGCAGGATTCAGATGTTTGATGAAGACAAAACTGCAGTGCCCGTCTTACCATACGAGGCATGGGTGTCTACATTGCTGGCACAGGAAGCCCACAAGGCAAACCATGAGGGAATAGCAGGAACCTTGCTCAGGATGAGGAAAAAAGCCTGGGTAATCAAAGGTCGAAGAATTGCAAAACAAGTAGTAGACAGTTGTGTGGTATGCAGGAAAAACAGGGCAAAACAGTGCCAGCAGATCATGAGTGACTTGCCACCAGAGCGAACAGGCCCAGCATTGCCATTTGAGTTTACAACCATGGACCTGTTCGGACCTTATGAGGTAAAAGATGAAGTAAGGAAAAGGGTCAAACTCAAAGTCTGGGGGGTTGTATTCTGCTGCATGGCTTCAAGAGCCATACACACTGATGGTGTGAGTGACCAGTCTTCTGAGGGATTTCTGCTGGCCTACCAAAGATTCTCTGCACTGAGGGGACACCCTAGGAAATTGTGGACAGATCCTGGCACAAACTTTGTAGGGGCCAGACCTGCtctggaggagcttcacagattTCTGAGCAGACTGAACAGGTCTCAAATTGAAGaggaagctgtcaatcatggaaCAGAGTGGTCATGGAGGATTCACCCTGCAGACTCTCCCCACAGAAatggagcagcagaggcagctgtCAAGATAGTGAAGCGAGCCCTGAACAACCTTGGTGGTGATGGAGTTCTCACATGGGGGGAATTCCAAACATTCCTCTTCATGGCAGCCAACCTGGCAAATGAAAGACCGATAGATGCCAGGATTCAAAGCCGAGAGGACTGTGTGGAATACATCAGTCCCAATTCCCTCATACTGGGACGAGCCAGCCCGAGAGGAGACCCGGGAGATTTCAAGTTTGAAGGTTACCCATATAAGAGACTCCAAACCATACAAGCAGAGGTCAGCAAATTCTGGAAGAAGTGGTGCCAGCTAGCTGGTCCTAACCTGTTCATAAGGAGCAAGTGGCACACAAGAGAGAGGAACGTTGCAGTGGGAGATGTGGTCTGGCTGGCTGACCAAAATGCCTTGAGGAGTCAATATAAATTGGCCAGGGTAGTCAGTGTTAATGCTGACCGAAGAGGAATCGTCAGAGATGTAAATGTGAGGACCTTTCCAAGCTACCCTGTTCCAGTCATGAAGCCAAGCACAGGGGACACAAGCAGACAAGGAGCCAGGAAACTCTTGAAGAGAATCCCTGTGTCCATTCTCTGCAGGGATGTGAGACGACTGGTCATCCTTCTTCCTGTTGAAGAGCAACGATAG